From Rhodopseudomonas palustris:
CATAAGGTTCCGTATTACACCACTCTTTCGGGGGCCGTGGCCGCCGCAAAAGGAATACGGGCCTATCTGGGCGGAGACCTTGAGGTTCGGACCCTGCAGAGCTACTTTTCCGAGACCTGATCATCACCGGGCGCGTGGCGCGCCCGGCAAATTTGATTGGCAACGACGCCGGCAGGACGGGAACCCGCCAGCATCTGGATTGTTTGATCCGGCGTTTCGCGGCGACCCAGGGTACGGCTGGAAGTATTCTCGGGGCACCGCTTTGGCGGTTCGCTCCCTTTTTGTAAGCTGACGACATCGCGGATGCGCAGACAGCGGCGCACCGCGACGAATGCTGAAGGATGAAGGCAAGATGGTCGAAAAGGTACCGATGACGGCGGGCGGCTACGCCGCGCTTTCGGACGAATTGAAGCAGCGCCAGTCGGTGGATCGTCCGCGCATCATCGAGCATATCGCCGAGGCGCGCTCGCATGGCGACCTGTCCGAAAACGCGGAATATCACGCCGCCAAGGAAGAGCAGTCGCACAACGAGGGCCGCATCGCCGAGCTCGAGGACAAGCTGGCGCGCGCCGACATCATCGACATCAGCAAGCTCAGCGGCGACACCATCAAGTTCGGCGCCACCGTGACGCTGATCGACGAGGACACCGAGAAGAAGGCGGTGTGGCAGATCGTCGGCGAGAACGAAGCGGACGCCAAGAAGGGCAAGATCTCGATCACCTCGCCGCTCGCCCGCGCGCTGATCGGCAAGACCAAAGGCACCTCGGTCGAGGTCGTCGCCCCGGGCGGCGCCAAGGCCTACGAGATCGCCAAGGTCGAGTGGCGCTGACGCCTGCTACTACGGCAGAACGATCGAGCTGAAGGCCGCCGCGGGCGGCCTTTTTGCTGCGTCGAAGCGGGCTGATCTGCGAGCACGGGACCGATCACGCGCGATCGAATCGAAATCACTTGTCCGTGTTGCTGTTCTGCGGGTGATGGACAATGACGCGCGCCGCCAAG
This genomic window contains:
- the greA gene encoding transcription elongation factor GreA, whose product is MVEKVPMTAGGYAALSDELKQRQSVDRPRIIEHIAEARSHGDLSENAEYHAAKEEQSHNEGRIAELEDKLARADIIDISKLSGDTIKFGATVTLIDEDTEKKAVWQIVGENEADAKKGKISITSPLARALIGKTKGTSVEVVAPGGAKAYEIAKVEWR